In Oxalobacteraceae sp. CFBP 8761, the following are encoded in one genomic region:
- the prsT gene encoding PEP-CTERM system TPR-repeat protein PrsT, with the protein MSRHATKLTLTALLSGAILAAGLSGCNRTQSTETLLAEATNYQQKGDIKAALIQLKNAVANSPENGEARMALGTLQLSTGDAVSAEKEFGRARSLNIPAARVLPLLGQALTQQGKFKEVLTEITPEAAAGSAPLLSLRADALLGSGKPDEAQQAYTAALAADANSGEALMGMARMAAAKGDREAAQRYVEDAVAKDPKNPEVYMMRGSMLGMMNKPDEALAAYDQALKLKPDHRGAHIEKAYVEIARGKFDAAKIEVEAAEKNSPGSLLVVYTRALFEFSQGKYSAAKDALAKILKIAPDHQPSILLAGASELNLGGTQQAEQHLRKYLQSNPNNVYARKLLAQAQLRNSQPADAAATLAPALKDAPQDAQLLALAGESYMQVRDFDKASSYLQQAATLAPQAAAVRTSLGLSRLAQGDQARGLSELEAAATLDPKSIQATMALVQTEMGMKRYDRAEAAVASLEKQQPDSAQVQQLKGAVYMVQGKNAPARTAFEKAVQLQPTFLPAVTNLARLDMQEKKPDAAKARFTAFLEKNKDNADAMAALGELALLQKNTAEATTWFEKASTANPQATTPALKLGAHYLRTDQAPKALALARKFQTTHPADAGVLELLGQSQVASKDLNGALDTYSKLANVLPKSAPAQIRLAEVQRLLKNDSAAAGHIKRAVDLQPDFMPARLMQVDMAMRAKRPDDALAAARQVQQAAPKAPLGFVLEGDILMSQQKSAPALQAYEKAVALAPSSELNAKVVQAMQAGGKSKEALARAEKWLVQNPGDARMAMMVSEINMAGKDYKAAIARLESVQKTAPDNPMVLNNLAWAYQQVKDPRALATAEQAFKVASDNPGVMDTLGWMLVEQGNVARGLPLLQKASTQAPNAMEIRYHLAQALNKSGDKAGAKRELDKLLAANTPFAQADEARALLKTL; encoded by the coding sequence ATGTCGCGCCACGCTACCAAGCTTACTCTTACCGCCCTGCTGTCCGGCGCCATCCTTGCTGCCGGCCTGTCCGGTTGCAACCGCACCCAGTCGACCGAGACCCTGCTGGCCGAAGCCACTAACTATCAACAAAAAGGCGATATCAAGGCGGCGCTGATCCAATTGAAGAATGCCGTGGCAAACAGCCCGGAAAATGGCGAAGCGCGCATGGCGCTGGGGACCCTGCAATTGTCGACCGGCGATGCCGTGTCGGCTGAAAAAGAATTCGGCCGCGCCCGTTCGCTGAACATCCCGGCGGCGCGCGTGCTGCCGCTGCTCGGCCAAGCGCTGACACAGCAAGGCAAGTTCAAGGAAGTACTGACCGAGATCACGCCCGAAGCAGCGGCAGGCTCGGCACCACTGCTGAGCCTGCGCGCCGATGCCCTGCTGGGCAGCGGCAAGCCGGACGAAGCGCAGCAGGCCTACACCGCCGCGCTGGCGGCCGATGCCAATTCGGGCGAGGCCCTGATGGGCATGGCGCGCATGGCCGCCGCCAAAGGCGACCGCGAAGCAGCACAGCGTTATGTCGAGGACGCTGTTGCCAAGGATCCGAAGAATCCCGAAGTTTACATGATGCGCGGCTCGATGCTGGGCATGATGAACAAGCCGGACGAAGCCCTGGCCGCGTATGACCAGGCACTCAAGCTCAAGCCGGATCACCGCGGCGCCCACATTGAAAAGGCCTATGTCGAGATCGCCCGCGGCAAGTTCGATGCGGCCAAGATCGAAGTCGAGGCAGCCGAAAAGAATTCGCCGGGCAGTCTGCTGGTGGTGTACACCCGCGCCCTGTTCGAGTTCTCGCAAGGCAAATACTCGGCAGCGAAAGACGCGCTGGCCAAAATCCTCAAGATCGCGCCCGATCACCAGCCGAGCATCCTGCTGGCCGGCGCATCGGAGCTGAACCTGGGCGGGACCCAGCAGGCCGAGCAGCATCTGCGCAAATACCTGCAAAGTAACCCGAACAATGTCTATGCACGCAAGCTGCTGGCCCAGGCACAACTGCGCAATTCGCAGCCAGCCGATGCCGCCGCAACCCTGGCGCCGGCCCTGAAAGACGCGCCGCAGGATGCGCAATTGCTGGCACTGGCGGGTGAGTCGTACATGCAGGTGCGCGACTTCGACAAGGCCAGCAGCTACCTCCAGCAGGCCGCCACGCTGGCGCCGCAAGCTGCCGCTGTGCGCACCTCGCTTGGCCTGTCGCGCCTGGCGCAGGGCGACCAGGCCCGTGGTCTGAGCGAGCTCGAAGCAGCCGCCACGCTCGATCCGAAATCGATCCAGGCGACGATGGCTCTGGTGCAGACCGAGATGGGCATGAAGCGCTATGACCGGGCCGAGGCCGCCGTGGCATCGCTCGAAAAGCAGCAGCCTGACAGCGCGCAGGTGCAGCAGCTCAAGGGCGCCGTGTACATGGTCCAGGGCAAGAATGCGCCAGCGCGCACGGCGTTTGAAAAAGCCGTACAGCTGCAGCCGACGTTCCTGCCAGCCGTCACCAATCTCGCGCGTCTGGACATGCAGGAAAAAAAGCCGGACGCTGCCAAGGCGCGCTTCACGGCCTTCCTCGAGAAAAACAAGGACAATGCCGATGCGATGGCGGCATTGGGTGAGCTGGCACTGCTGCAAAAGAACACGGCCGAGGCCACCACCTGGTTCGAAAAAGCCAGCACGGCCAATCCGCAGGCAACCACCCCGGCACTGAAGCTGGGTGCGCACTACCTGCGCACCGACCAGGCGCCAAAAGCGCTGGCGCTGGCCCGCAAGTTCCAGACCACGCATCCGGCCGATGCCGGCGTGCTTGAACTGCTGGGCCAGTCGCAGGTCGCTAGCAAGGATCTGAACGGTGCGCTCGATACCTACAGCAAACTGGCCAATGTGCTGCCGAAATCGGCGCCGGCCCAGATTCGCCTGGCAGAGGTACAGCGCCTGCTCAAGAATGACAGTGCAGCCGCCGGCCATATCAAGCGTGCGGTCGACCTGCAACCTGATTTCATGCCTGCGCGCCTGATGCAGGTGGACATGGCGATGCGCGCCAAGCGCCCGGACGACGCACTGGCAGCGGCGCGCCAGGTGCAGCAGGCCGCGCCGAAAGCGCCGCTCGGCTTCGTGCTCGAGGGCGACATCCTGATGAGCCAGCAAAAGAGCGCACCAGCCCTGCAGGCGTATGAAAAAGCCGTGGCACTGGCGCCGTCGTCGGAACTGAATGCCAAGGTCGTGCAGGCGATGCAGGCGGGCGGCAAGAGCAAGGAGGCACTGGCGCGCGCCGAGAAGTGGCTGGTACAGAACCCGGGCGATGCACGCATGGCGATGATGGTTTCCGAGATCAATATGGCGGGCAAGGATTACAAGGCAGCCATCGCCCGTCTGGAATCGGTGCAAAAGACGGCGCCGGACAACCCGATGGTGCTGAACAACCTGGCCTGGGCTTACCAGCAGGTGAAAGATCCACGCGCGCTGGCAACCGCCGAGCAGGCATTCAAGGTCGCCAGCGACAATCCGGGCGTGATGGACACGTTGGGCTGGATGCTGGTGGAACAGGGCAATGTCGCACGCGGCCTGCCACTGCTGCAAAAAGCCAGCACCCAGGCACCGAATGCCATGGAGATCCGTTATCACCTGGCGCAGGCGCTGAACAAGAGTGGCGACAAGGCCGGCGCCAAGCGCGAACTGGACAAGCTGCTGGCAGCGAACACGCCATTCGCGCAAGCCGATGAGGCACGCGCGCTGCTCAAGACGCTGTAA
- a CDS encoding N-acetyltransferase, which produces MRMFIVNDDSYGIRLTDTSDGRNSASMLINRMYAWRGYSGDHRPSNDPNRITLTATDKGDVVGTLSIGIDSEVGLMADEVFGVELDAHRANGARLCEFTKFAFDPSVRSKTALANVFHLAVIYARDMHGCTDIIIEVNPRHRRFYERMLGFRKEGDLKINTRVDAPAYLLRVNLNYVTEQISIFGGTFAADGETEERSFYPYFFSPREERGIINRLLRMDESHPA; this is translated from the coding sequence ATAAGGATGTTTATCGTGAACGACGATTCATACGGAATCCGGCTTACCGATACTTCGGACGGTCGCAACTCGGCCAGCATGCTGATCAACAGGATGTACGCCTGGCGTGGCTATTCCGGAGATCACCGGCCGAGCAACGACCCCAATCGCATCACGCTGACCGCCACCGACAAAGGCGACGTCGTCGGCACTCTCAGCATCGGCATCGATTCCGAGGTCGGGCTGATGGCCGATGAAGTCTTCGGCGTTGAACTCGATGCACACCGCGCCAATGGCGCGCGCCTGTGCGAATTCACCAAATTTGCTTTCGATCCGTCGGTACGCTCGAAAACCGCGTTGGCCAACGTGTTCCACCTGGCCGTCATCTACGCCCGCGACATGCATGGCTGCACCGACATCATCATCGAGGTCAACCCCCGCCACCGCCGCTTCTACGAGCGGATGCTGGGGTTTCGCAAAGAGGGGGACCTCAAGATCAACACGCGGGTGGATGCGCCAGCCTACCTGCTGCGCGTAAACCTCAACTACGTAACCGAGCAGATCAGCATTTTTGGCGGCACCTTTGCCGCCGATGGCGAAACCGAAGAGCGCTCGTTCTACCCATACTTCTTCTCGCCCCGCGAGGAACGCGGTATCATCAACCGCCTGCTGCGCATGGATGAGTCACATCCGGCGTAA
- a CDS encoding ThiF family adenylyltransferase, with translation MSNPFQYEQAFSRNIGWVTPAEQQQLRGKRIAIAGGGGVGGVHLLTLVRLGVTHFHIADFDTFDIPNFNRQVGAMMSTVGQPKADVLARMARDINPDIDIRIFAEGVHADNLDEFLAGVDLYVDALDFFAFDARQQTFAACARRGIPATTAAPLGMGAALLNFMPGKMTFEEYFGWGDLPEQEKAIRFVVGLAPAGLHRNYLMVPGAVNFAERRGPSTFMACQLCAGIIATESLKILLGRGDVLAAPWGMQFDAYRNKLKRTWRPGGNRHPIQRLAIAIGRRQFARMAAAGR, from the coding sequence ATGAGCAATCCGTTCCAGTACGAGCAGGCGTTTTCACGCAATATTGGCTGGGTCACGCCTGCCGAACAGCAGCAGTTGCGTGGCAAGCGCATTGCCATCGCGGGCGGCGGCGGGGTTGGTGGCGTGCACCTGCTGACGCTGGTCCGCCTGGGCGTCACGCATTTTCACATTGCCGACTTCGACACGTTCGACATTCCCAACTTCAACCGCCAAGTCGGCGCGATGATGTCGACAGTCGGCCAGCCCAAGGCCGATGTGCTGGCGCGCATGGCGCGCGACATCAACCCCGACATCGACATCAGGATCTTTGCCGAAGGCGTCCATGCCGACAATCTTGATGAATTCCTGGCCGGGGTCGATCTGTACGTCGATGCGCTCGACTTCTTCGCTTTCGATGCGCGCCAGCAGACCTTTGCCGCCTGCGCACGGCGCGGTATCCCGGCCACCACGGCAGCGCCACTGGGCATGGGCGCCGCTCTGCTCAACTTCATGCCGGGCAAGATGACGTTCGAAGAGTATTTTGGCTGGGGCGATTTGCCGGAGCAGGAAAAAGCGATCCGCTTCGTGGTCGGCCTGGCGCCGGCCGGTCTGCACCGCAACTACCTGATGGTGCCGGGAGCGGTGAACTTCGCCGAGCGGCGCGGCCCGTCGACCTTCATGGCCTGCCAGCTGTGCGCGGGCATCATTGCCACTGAGTCGCTCAAGATCCTGCTAGGCCGCGGCGACGTGCTGGCGGCGCCGTGGGGCATGCAGTTCGATGCCTACCGCAACAAGCTCAAGCGCACGTGGCGGCCGGGCGGCAACCGGCATCCGATCCAGCGTCTGGCAATTGCCATTGGCCGGCGTCAATTCGCGCGCATGGCGGCTGCCGGCCGCTGA
- the pepA gene encoding flocculation-associated PEP-CTERM protein PepA, which translates to MNAFKKTIVAASIAAASLFSINANAALFNEFSVSVEGKNFKADKIGGNYVELATFNPDGTFNVSLLWNAGQFITGGGTQNVRNTGLDNDYGIYAIYKASGNYTTTGGATTFNFLPGSGALQMFLDVNNDTDRTVPTTGSGNFVFTSSGDDRLLATGNALSGEGTLNPSLSTCGDSNGLNCGSFGSETTFSLTPFGKTIFVAPNPFYNMSFQSGNLNNFTPTGTVEINGGLNVVFSRAAEVPEPASVGLLGLGMLGLYAARRRNKKAA; encoded by the coding sequence ATGAACGCCTTCAAGAAAACCATCGTCGCCGCATCGATCGCAGCTGCTTCCCTGTTCAGCATCAATGCAAATGCCGCGCTGTTCAACGAGTTCAGCGTGTCTGTCGAAGGCAAGAATTTCAAGGCTGACAAAATCGGCGGCAACTACGTCGAGCTGGCAACCTTCAACCCTGACGGCACGTTTAATGTGTCGCTGCTGTGGAACGCCGGTCAGTTCATCACCGGCGGCGGAACCCAGAACGTGCGCAACACGGGTTTGGACAATGACTACGGCATCTACGCAATCTACAAGGCATCGGGCAACTACACTACCACTGGCGGTGCAACCACCTTCAACTTCCTGCCAGGCTCGGGCGCTCTGCAGATGTTCCTGGACGTGAACAACGATACCGACCGTACTGTGCCAACGACCGGTTCGGGCAACTTCGTGTTCACCAGCTCTGGCGATGACCGCCTGCTGGCAACCGGAAATGCACTGTCTGGCGAAGGCACGTTGAACCCATCGCTGAGCACCTGCGGCGATTCGAATGGCCTGAACTGCGGTAGCTTTGGTTCGGAAACCACGTTCAGCCTGACGCCTTTCGGCAAGACCATCTTTGTCGCACCGAATCCGTTCTACAACATGTCGTTCCAGTCGGGTAACCTGAACAACTTCACGCCAACCGGTACGGTTGAAATCAACGGCGGCTTGAACGTAGTGTTCTCGCGCGCAGCTGAAGTGCCAGAGCCAGCATCGGTTGGCCTGCTGGGCCTGGGCATGCTGGGTCTGTACGCAGCACGTCGCCGCAACAAGAAAGCTGCCTAA
- a CDS encoding class I SAM-dependent methyltransferase codes for MTTGKTRDEIAEAYSSEPWWYDLRGFFILTFAYNSTIGTQMRFFGPNFGPEHLEVACGTGTLLEMVLNWRRRRKLPQVKVTGIDYAPSMLAGAKRRFANNPQVVVQHADAAQLPFADNSYDTANIANSIHCFPTIDGALRDILRVLKPGGTMAANVLLYPTGFAPLRWAAQKINDWGIRKGILYSPFHIEELRAKMLAAGYEIHSEFTSGNTWNVVVRKPV; via the coding sequence ATGACGACAGGTAAGACCAGGGACGAAATCGCCGAAGCCTATTCCTCCGAGCCGTGGTGGTACGACCTGCGCGGTTTCTTCATTCTGACCTTCGCTTATAACAGCACCATCGGCACCCAGATGCGCTTCTTCGGACCGAACTTCGGTCCGGAACACCTGGAAGTGGCATGCGGCACCGGAACGCTGCTCGAGATGGTGCTGAACTGGCGCCGTCGCCGCAAGCTGCCGCAAGTCAAGGTGACTGGTATCGACTACGCCCCGTCGATGCTGGCCGGTGCCAAGCGCCGTTTTGCCAATAATCCCCAGGTTGTTGTCCAGCACGCCGATGCGGCACAGCTGCCGTTTGCCGACAACAGCTACGACACGGCCAATATCGCCAACTCGATCCACTGCTTCCCGACGATCGATGGCGCCTTGCGCGACATCCTGCGTGTGCTCAAGCCAGGTGGCACCATGGCGGCAAACGTGTTGTTGTATCCAACCGGATTCGCACCGCTGCGCTGGGCAGCGCAAAAAATCAATGACTGGGGAATCCGCAAGGGCATTCTTTACAGCCCATTCCATATCGAAGAACTACGCGCCAAGATGCTGGCAGCAGGGTATGAGATTCATTCGGAATTTACGTCTGGAAATACATGGAATGTAGTTGTGCGTAAGCCGGTGTAG
- a CDS encoding GNAT family N-acetyltransferase, with protein MIETLAPAVSCAGLGSDDFAKGGMNPSIIDVTINERVFGIRAADIDTQRNSASMLISKMYAWRGYSGNHQIGNDPNRITLTASDHGQVFGTLSLGLDSEIGLMADQVFSDYVDTQRSSGKVCEIIKLAVDPAIKSKAVLASLFHVALIYARDLNGCSHIFIEVNPRHRRFYEAMLGFQTVCEARPNPRVQAPAVLLSAATAYGTEQVAKWGGMQDKAVGERSLFPWFFSQREEAGIINRLRQLG; from the coding sequence ATGATCGAGACATTAGCGCCAGCCGTTTCTTGCGCAGGTCTGGGCAGCGATGACTTCGCTAAGGGTGGAATGAATCCCAGCATCATCGACGTCACCATCAACGAACGCGTATTCGGCATTCGCGCGGCCGATATTGATACCCAGCGTAACTCCGCAAGCATGCTCATCAGTAAGATGTACGCCTGGCGCGGCTATAGCGGGAATCACCAGATCGGCAACGACCCGAACCGGATCACGCTGACCGCTTCGGACCACGGGCAGGTGTTCGGCACATTGAGCTTGGGCTTGGACTCCGAGATCGGCCTGATGGCCGACCAGGTGTTTTCCGACTACGTGGATACCCAGCGCAGTAGCGGCAAGGTGTGCGAAATCATCAAGCTGGCTGTCGATCCGGCGATCAAATCCAAGGCCGTGCTGGCCTCGCTGTTTCACGTGGCCCTGATCTATGCCCGTGACCTGAACGGTTGCAGCCATATCTTTATCGAGGTCAATCCACGTCACCGTCGGTTCTATGAAGCCATGTTGGGCTTCCAGACAGTGTGCGAAGCGCGGCCCAACCCGCGCGTCCAGGCGCCGGCAGTGTTGCTCAGTGCCGCTACAGCCTATGGGACCGAGCAGGTGGCCAAGTGGGGTGGCATGCAGGACAAGGCAGTGGGCGAGCGCTCGCTGTTTCCATGGTTCTTTTCGCAGCGCGAAGAGGCCGGCATCATCAACCGTTTGCGCCAACTCGGTTAA
- a CDS encoding nucleotidyltransferase family protein yields the protein MMSPASSLLVEVLATPGRVRFLDLPGWERLLRQANSANVGAILVYLLEDNGLLNDVPPKPREHLEAARIVALRHRRLAGYEVGRIRSDLAGLGLPLILLKGAAYAMAGLPSGRGRLFSDIDILVPKDSLDQVERALMVHGWASTHHDAYDERYYRTWMHELPPMVHLRRGNAIDVHHAILPETAPVRPDPALLLAAAREIPSEQGALGIYTLCPHDMFLHSAVHLFFGGEFDQGLRDLFDLHRLALHFGTEPGFWDGLVARADALELTRPLFYALRYITRTFGTPVPAATLAAAAPFGPTRLLLPLMDALFLRALSPLHPECATRFDGAARFALYVRGNWLRMPPVLLARHLFHKAFLSPRTAEAA from the coding sequence ATGATGTCGCCTGCCTCATCGCTGCTGGTCGAGGTCCTGGCCACGCCGGGCCGCGTCCGTTTTCTCGACCTGCCTGGCTGGGAGCGCTTGCTGCGCCAGGCCAACAGCGCCAATGTCGGCGCAATCCTTGTCTATTTGCTGGAAGACAACGGCCTGCTCAACGATGTGCCGCCCAAACCGCGTGAGCACCTGGAAGCAGCGCGTATCGTGGCCCTGCGTCACCGGCGCCTTGCCGGCTATGAGGTTGGACGAATTCGCAGCGACCTGGCCGGTCTCGGTCTGCCATTAATTTTGCTCAAGGGCGCGGCGTATGCAATGGCCGGCCTGCCATCCGGGCGTGGCCGCCTGTTCTCGGACATCGACATTCTGGTGCCGAAGGACAGCCTCGACCAGGTAGAGCGCGCGCTGATGGTTCATGGCTGGGCCAGCACCCACCATGACGCCTACGACGAACGCTATTACCGCACCTGGATGCATGAGCTGCCGCCAATGGTGCATTTGCGCCGCGGTAATGCAATTGATGTTCACCACGCGATCCTGCCCGAAACGGCCCCGGTGCGGCCCGATCCGGCACTGTTGCTTGCGGCAGCACGGGAGATTCCTAGTGAGCAGGGCGCGTTGGGTATCTACACGCTATGCCCACACGACATGTTCTTGCACAGCGCCGTGCACCTGTTCTTCGGTGGCGAATTCGACCAGGGCTTGCGCGACCTGTTCGACCTGCATCGCCTGGCGCTGCATTTTGGCACCGAGCCAGGGTTCTGGGATGGCCTCGTGGCACGCGCCGATGCGCTGGAACTGACGCGCCCGTTGTTCTACGCACTGCGTTACATCACCCGCACGTTCGGGACGCCGGTGCCAGCCGCAACGCTGGCTGCTGCCGCGCCGTTTGGCCCGACGCGCTTGTTGTTGCCACTGATGGATGCGCTCTTCCTGCGTGCGCTGTCGCCATTGCACCCGGAATGCGCTACGCGCTTCGACGGTGCAGCCCGCTTTGCCTTGTATGTGCGCGGAAACTGGTTGCGTATGCCACCAGTGTTGCTCGCGCGCCACTTGTTTCACAAGGCTTTCTTGTCGCCACGTACCGCAGAGGCCGCTTGA
- a CDS encoding HprK-related kinase A has translation MSLVADLGRAELVRRLDGPGLLLRTGPFVSRIQSNISLVADGIGSLYHDYPIEEEGGFADFQVRLRQPTGLRRWWHPQVRFDYDGRQPFAPLPLAQAWPMFEWVMNWCVSNRAHRYLIVHGAVVERNGCAIVLPAPPGSGKSTLCAALVCRGWRLLSDELTLVRRGDGLLVPLARPVSLKNASIDIIRAFAPDAFLGTPVPGTTKGTIAHLKAPPDSVVRFSEPARARHIVFPRYQAGAVTTLTSVSKGQLFMQVADNAFNYFALGPDGFDCLANLVDDCDGHEFIYSQLDEAIALFDRLAGVGS, from the coding sequence ATGTCCCTTGTAGCCGATCTGGGCCGTGCTGAACTGGTGCGGCGTCTTGACGGTCCCGGTCTGTTACTGCGTACTGGACCTTTTGTCAGCCGTATTCAATCAAATATTTCACTCGTCGCCGATGGGATAGGGTCTCTGTATCACGACTATCCGATCGAAGAGGAGGGGGGCTTCGCCGATTTTCAGGTGCGTCTGCGTCAGCCCACCGGCCTGCGCCGCTGGTGGCATCCCCAGGTGCGCTTCGATTACGATGGCCGCCAGCCATTCGCCCCGCTGCCGCTGGCCCAGGCTTGGCCGATGTTCGAATGGGTCATGAACTGGTGCGTCTCCAATCGTGCTCACCGCTACCTGATCGTGCATGGGGCCGTTGTCGAGCGTAACGGGTGCGCGATCGTCTTGCCAGCGCCGCCCGGTTCCGGCAAAAGCACGCTGTGCGCGGCCCTGGTCTGCCGTGGCTGGCGTTTGCTCTCGGACGAATTGACGCTGGTGCGGCGTGGCGATGGCCTGCTGGTGCCGCTGGCTCGTCCGGTCAGCCTCAAGAATGCGTCGATCGATATCATCCGCGCTTTCGCGCCCGATGCTTTCCTGGGTACGCCGGTGCCTGGCACCACAAAGGGGACAATTGCGCACCTGAAAGCGCCGCCCGACAGTGTTGTGCGGTTCAGCGAGCCAGCGCGTGCACGCCATATCGTGTTCCCCCGCTATCAAGCAGGGGCCGTCACCACGCTCACCTCCGTTTCCAAGGGCCAGCTATTCATGCAGGTGGCCGACAACGCGTTCAATTATTTCGCACTCGGGCCGGATGGCTTCGACTGTCTGGCAAATCTGGTCGATGATTGTGATGGTCACGAATTTATCTACAGCCAGCTTGATGAAGCCATCGCCCTGTTCGACCGCCTGGCGGGAGTGGGGTCATGA
- a CDS encoding HPr-rel-A system PqqD family peptide chaperone, translating to MHFRQFQDEVVLFNSLSGATHLLSPEALVVLEQLGAGPLSESALTTALRDRFEVDDATLSDDVANLLGQLASLDLIEQCPL from the coding sequence TTGCATTTCCGTCAGTTTCAGGATGAAGTCGTATTGTTCAATTCGCTGTCCGGCGCCACCCATCTGCTGAGTCCTGAGGCGCTCGTCGTGCTTGAACAACTCGGTGCGGGCCCGCTCTCCGAATCGGCCCTGACGACGGCGCTGCGCGATCGCTTTGAAGTGGACGATGCGACCCTGTCCGACGACGTGGCCAACCTGCTCGGACAACTTGCCAGCCTGGATCTCATTGAACAATGTCCCTTGTAG
- a CDS encoding polysaccharide biosynthesis/export family protein — translation MMKLTKYLVAAGAAACMLILGGCATPVAPSSAAMAPINPDYLIGPGDSVNIIVWRNPEVSMSVPVRPDGKITTPLVEDLPAAGKTSTQLARDIEGALAKFIQQPVVTVIVTSFVGNFSEQIRVIGQAARPQALPYRRDMSVMDVVIAVGGVTEFASGNKASIIRNVDGKQEKLMVRLDDLIKDGDISANIMMRPGDILVIPESFF, via the coding sequence ATGATGAAACTGACAAAATACCTGGTAGCCGCTGGTGCTGCTGCCTGCATGCTGATCCTTGGCGGCTGTGCCACGCCTGTGGCGCCGAGCAGTGCTGCCATGGCGCCGATCAATCCGGATTACCTGATCGGCCCTGGCGACAGCGTTAATATCATTGTCTGGCGTAACCCTGAAGTATCGATGTCGGTCCCGGTTCGTCCGGATGGAAAGATCACGACGCCATTGGTAGAAGACTTGCCGGCCGCAGGCAAGACCTCGACCCAGCTGGCGCGCGATATCGAAGGCGCCTTGGCCAAGTTCATTCAACAGCCAGTGGTCACCGTCATCGTCACCAGTTTCGTCGGTAACTTCAGTGAGCAGATCCGCGTGATCGGCCAGGCTGCACGTCCACAAGCGCTGCCGTATCGCCGCGATATGTCGGTGATGGATGTCGTGATCGCTGTCGGTGGTGTGACAGAATTTGCCTCGGGCAACAAGGCCAGTATCATTCGCAACGTCGATGGCAAGCAAGAAAAATTGATGGTCCGACTGGACGACTTGATCAAGGATGGCGATATATCAGCTAATATCATGATGCGTCCCGGCGATATCCTGGTTATCCCCGAAAGTTTCTTCTAA